TATTTTTTAGAACTAAAGATTCAACCAATCTTGAGCCAGCTACGTCATCTAAGAAAAACCTGATTCTCCCGTTTTTCTGAATTGAAGTCCTAGAAAGAAGGTTATAAAATTTTATGAAATTGCTTTCAATGTGTTCGAGGCTTTTGAAAATAAAAGCCTCATTTTCTTCCCAATTAGAACCATCAGTATTGACAAATCGTGCAACAATAAACTGATGGCCGTTAGAGATTACCCCATAGGTGAGATTCCTTTTCTGAATATATTCACGAATTTGATCAATAACCTCCTCATTTCCTTTTTTGAGAGTTTTAAGTTTTATTTTGTCTCCTTTATCCGGAAAAGTCAAAACATGAAAATTCTTTTTAGCCTCAATAATAAATCTAAAGTTGGAAGTACTTACTTCATAGTCAAAATAACCTGGCTTAACATAACCTTCTCTGTTTATATCTGGCTCTTTCCAATCTAGCACCTTAATTAGAAGTTGATCTAATAACTTACTTCTTGTGTCAGATTCGGACATATCTGATACTTTATAAGTTTCAAATTCCTTTTTAAAATTGTAAAAGTTCTCTAAAGCTATATCTATCATAGGTTTTCTTTTCAACAATCGCTAATGTTGTTATTTAACATGACAAATTAGCTTAATATTTCAATGAATGAAAGTATTGAAACATAATTAAATCAATGTCTTTTATCCTCTGAAATAAATGGTATAAGATTAAACATCTCTCTCATCCTTGACCTTACCCTGTTTCCATAGAGGTTTTCTAATTCCGCAGGATTTAAGTTTGTAGTGGCATGGGTAATCATTCCTCTGGTGGTGAAAAGGCTATAGCGATTGAGGAGGATTTCGGCTATGGTGTTGGTTTCGTTTCCGAAGTGTTTGATTGTGGATTCCAAGCCGAGGTCATCGAGGCATAGGGTGCGTGGCACCATTTGATCTTGATAACGTTGGAAGTGGGCCTTTGAGTATTTGTTGATTATGGAAAAGCCATGATCGAGAAATTCGTAAGAAATTTCTCTTGTTGATTTAACTGGATATTTGTGGACTGTGTGGAGGAAATGGCGGAAGAGCATCATGAGTGTTGTTTTGCCACAGCCTACGGGACCTGTTAACAAAAGCCCTTTTCTTATGGAAAGTTTGTACTGCACGCAGAGCTTTTCATCCTCGAAAAAATACGCCAGTATTTTGAAGATAATTTCATAGTCAGCAGGGTAAACTTTAAAGTGATTTCCGAATTCTGATTGACCTGCCTTGTGCAGAAAATCAATGCATTTTTCAAATTGGAACTTGTTGCTTGAGTAGTTTTTTGGTTGCATTGTGTTTGAGATTTTGATTAAACAAGTGGAGGTCTGAGACCTCCTTTACTGAAGCTCCGGAGGTCAAAGCGGTATGTCATAGCTTTTATCCTCTTTGTTGTGGAGTTTGCCAGCTTCATTTTTCTCGTCCTGAATGCCATTGAATTTTTTAAAATTCAAGAGCCAGTTTCGGACAGCTGCTTTCCAATCTTGCATGGGTGATTTTGAACCGACTTTCCAGCCTTTGGCGGAATAGTAATTGAAAAACTTTTCAGCCTCCACGGGAGCGAAGCGAACCGGAATTGAATACTTTTCAGTTTGCTCTTGAAAAAAAAGTTTTAACTCTTTTTTTGATGGTGGTGTGAAACGCGAACCTTTTGGTGATGCGTTTTCGCCAGAATTCGAGATTGGAGCTGAAGCTCTTGAATTTGTGCTGCTTTTAGTTTTTCCTTTTTTTTCCTTTTTTGAATATTCTTTTTCATTATATATATTGTTTTTAATGTTTGTATAGTTTGTATTGTTTAATGAAGGGTGCAGTACTTGCCTAGTACTAGGCTCACTACTATGCCCACTTTTGCACCTCTTATTTTGGTTAAGTGGTGCAGTACTTGGGTCACTACTTGTCCCGAAATTGCACATGTAAATCAGGCTTCCACGGACTGGATTTTTAGAAGGGTGGTATTCAATGAAGCCTAACCTTTCCAGGTCTTTCAAACATTTCAAATACGTATGTTTTGAACCTATTTTTGAGACCCTTAACATTTGAGCCCTATTGATTGAAATTGGATTTTTAAAATGGTTCAGATTCCACATGATGAAAAGCCCAAGGAATAAACTTACATGTGTTGGATTCAATCCATCCTCTTCTTGAATTTTGTCCACGGCCAAGAGGAACTGGTGAATGAAATTCACCGGTTCCTTTGCTGAGTTTTCATGAGTATCCATCAGCTTATTTTGTTTTGTTCCAAAATGCTGTGAATGTCCTGTGAATCGTAGTATAAAACCCCGCCCATTTTGGTGAATGGCAAGGTGCCGTTTACTCTGAGGTTTTGCAGTGTTCCTGGACTAATGCCCAGGAGTTTTCTAACCTCATCTGATTTCAACCATTTTTTGGTTGAAACTCCCTTTTGCTCCGAAAGGAGCTTTCTGAATTCGTCTACGAGTTCCAATTTGAACTCGTGTAAGTCGTCTGTTGTGATTACTTCTGCTGCCATAAATTTTAGTTGTTTTTGTTGTCGGGACAAAGCTGGGGAAATGATGAAAGTGAAAACAGTTGCAATGGGGGTTGCAACCCCTTGCAACCCCCATTATTTTTCTTTAAATGAGGTTTTTAGTATGAAAAAAAATAAAATTTGTTTTAAAGGGAAATTTTAGATTGAGGTGAAAAGATTTTAATTAACTATATTTGAGGTAGAAAATAATGAACGAAAAATATTAAAGCGAGAGCTTTAGAAGTGTACTAGAAAACCGCCAAAATTAAACTAATCACACTACTAAAAGCTGGTCGCCTGCGCAACGCGTAGGCCCGGCATAGTAGTGTGATGGGCACTTGGCGGTGCCTCTAGTGCGCTTTGTCGGTGTCCTGCGCTATTTTATAGCGGGGATGAAAAGAAATTATGAAGGAATCCCCGTTAAATATATTGAACATCCCTTTAGAGGAACTTCAAATGAGCAGTGAACTCTTAAGGTTTGCTGAAGCTCACAAACTCCATTCAGTATCAGACATGATTTCAATAGGCACCAGGAATCTCGAAGAATTACCTGGCTTTAATAAAAGACTACTATTTGAATATCTTCAATTACTTGAAAAGCATGGACTGGATGAATTTATGGAAAGTTGAGAGTCCCATCCTTAATCCTTCCACAACAGGGAAGGGAATATTATAATTTAGTTTTATCAACCTCAGCATTACTAATCAAATCATTCATCACTTCTTGGACATGCTCAATAGTGGAATTCTCAGCCATGTAGAATTTGTTTTTTAAGCTTGCTTTGGAAATTTGTTTTTGGTTTACAGTTGAGAAATTTTTGGTAATGAAATCTAGTAAATCTTCCGTTGAGGAGGCATTGATAAGTTTTGATTTCACCAATAATTTCATGGAATAGGCTAGTTGAGCTACTGAAAGTTCACAATGGATTTTATCAGATTTGCTTATTTGTCGGTCTGCATTATTATCATTGAAATCAAAATGTATTTCTATTTGTTTTTGCTTTGTAAAATATTCAATTTCTTCAGTTATCCATTTTATTAATTGATCCTTAATACTTTCTGCTCTTGGTATATATTCAAAATCGGGCTTGACTTGACATTGGTTCAAAAGCTTTTTAAAAAGTTGAAGACATCCTAATTGCTTCTGGATTGTGGGCTTTGATTGATAATGCACAGTGATTTTTTTTGCTACATAATTGTAGAAGGGATAGGTGTTAAAATTGATGTATATCAATGAAAGTATCAGTTCCCTCTCCATTTTTATCCCAGAAACCTCAGTATTCAATGTGTTTTTAATCTCCCTTAGATAGGATTTGCAATAAATTAATTCCTTAAATGTTGTGCCTTTAGGCGCAATTAGAAAATTTTCTAAAGGCATCATTAAAACGGTGACAAATGACTTATCAATATTTTTACTATTGCAGACTTGTTGGAAATCCTCAATTTGTTGAGATACAAAAGCTTTCGAATTGTAGAAGTAAGCTGAAGGAATAATTTCACTTGCAGCGAAATATTTAGAAAAGTGCTTTTCTATAAATGTTAGCAAGTCCATCAATGTATTCAATAGCAGGACTTTAAATCTAAGCAGTTGATTATCTCTTTCGATTTCATCTAGCTTAGGAATATCTTTGCCTTCTATTTTTTTGGTAAGGTCATTTGATAAAAAAATGAGTTTGCTTTGATAGGTCTGTATGATTCTTTCTACTACCTTTTCTTTCAAGTCACTAAAAACTAGTTTCATTAGAGCTTTTTTAATCCTTTGTTCCTCCTTCGGAATAGCTCTTAATAAATCTGAAATTTCTGTAGTATTAAAATTTAGGTTGTTGTTTTTCAATTTGTTTGAGACAAAGTCTTCAAACATTTCAAGTTCATATTTCACTTTAAGCCTAAGGTTTCAGTTTTTAAATTTAAAAAAGCAGTCTAATTAATGGGGAGTGTTGGTTCAATTTGGCTAAAATATTTTTTGTTTTTAATTAATTAAAAATGGTACTATTTAAACGCAATATTATACAAATGATTATAATTGACAATAAATTAATGTAACTATTTAGCTGTATACACATGCAATATATATTATAGGTTCAATGTGAAGGAAAGGCAGATTAGTCTGCCTTTCTCGTCTGTTCTGAGCTTGAAAGCTTTTCCTTGAGTGCTGCCATGTCAGTACCGATTTTATTCTCTACTACCTTGGCATAGATTTGAGTGGTTGATAATTTGGTATGACCTAACATTTTGCTAACTGTTTCCATTGGAACACCATTAGTTAAAGTAACTGTAGTGGCGAATGTATGCCTTGCAATGTGAAAAGTTAACTGCTTTTTGATTCCGCAAATGTTTGCTATTTCTTTTAAGTAGGCATTTGTTTTTTGGTTGGAAACCACTGGCAATAATTGGTTTTCTTGAGCCTTGGGATGATCTTCATATTTTTCGATCAATTCAAGTGCTTTTGGTAACAAAGGAACAGCGAATGGAGTGGAGGTTTTTTGACGTTTATATTGGATCCATTTTTCGCCATTAATTCCAATTACAATATGATCTTTGCTTAAATTGAATAGGTCAATATAAGAAAGCCCTGTATAGCAGCTGAAAATAAATATATCCCTGATTTGTTGTAGCCTGGCAATGTCTAATTCCTTTACCTCAATTGCTGACAGTTCTTCTTCTGTTAGATAGGTTCTTGTTGATTTTTCATAGGAGATATGATACTTCTTAAAAGGGGTATCGGCTATCCAGTCCATTTTGTAAGCATAATTTAACACTTTCCTAAATCGACACATATGTTTCATTATACCATTATGACCAATTGGTTTTTGATGGTCTTTTGGTTTCCATGCTCTCAAAAATGCTTCGAAATCAAGTAGGAACTTATAGTCGACTTTCTCGATGGATATATCTGAAAGATTCTTTTTGGCGCTTAAGAACCTTTCAAAGTATCGCTCTGTCACTTTATAGTGCTTTAAGGTTCCTGTAGAAAAATTATTGATGTTTTGGTCATAATGATACTTTGAAGCTGAGAGCAGTGTAATTTGCTGTTCTTCCTCTAGGTTGAATAACTTGTTTCGAATGATTTCTGCTGAGATGAATTCATCTTTTAACTGCAGATTCTCAAAGATTTCAAAAGCTTTATTATAGGTCTGATCAAGATATCTGTTAAGCTTTCGAACTTCTATAGAAGTTCCAGAAACTCTTTGACTAGTATTCCATTTTTCTACTGGAACCTTTCTTTTTAATGAACTGTCACAATGTTTTCCATTGTGAGTTAGCCTAATGTAAATAGGTGCTTTTCCGTTTTTTGCTTTATACTTTTTCAGTATAAATCGCACTGAGAATGAGTTGCTCATAACATTTAATTAATGATTTAAACATTACAGTTTTGAGCAACAAAAGGGGCACAACAAATGACGACAACAATTAATAAAGTATCAGATAAAGTGGGTTAAAATATAGTTAAACCACATTAACCTGATTTTGTGCCCCAATTTAGTAATAATAGTTTAGGGCACAAATAGGGCACATTTTATTTGATATTCGTTGGTATTATATGAATCAAATAAAACAAAAAAGCCCTAAATCATAAGATTTAAGGCTTTTTGAAGCTAATTAAATTAGTTGTGTGATCCGTTCAGGATTCGAACCTGAGACCTACTGCTTAGAAGGCAGTTGCTCTATCCAGCTGAGCTAACGGACCAAAATCTATATGTAAAGGCGGGAAAATTAACCGCTTTTCCCTTAAGCGAGTGCAAAGAAAGGGATTTTAGTTTTTGAAAACAAAACTTTTTAATGGAATTTAATAATTAAGTTTCTAACTCAATGTAACTAAGGTAATTCCATCCCCGCCTCGTTCTTCATGTTCATTCTTTAAAGATTTTACATAATTGTATTGCTTCAAATAATCCCTGATAAATCTCCTTAAGATACCATCTCCGCGACCGTGTAAAATACTCAGTTCGCTATAGCCTAGTACCATCGCATCGTCAATAAATCTATCCACAGCCTGTATGGCTTCTTCTGCTCGCATTCCCCTTACATCTATTTGATGCTTGAAATTTGTACTGCGTTCCATCATTCCAGTTGAAGTCCCTGAAAAACTTTTCTTTTTCTCTTTTTTAATGGCCGTTTTGGACATCCTTTCCAATCTGTTAAGTTTCACCTTAGATTTTAGCTCTCCCAACATGATTTCTGCCTCCTTTTGTCCTAGGGATAAAACTTCACCTATGGTATCTTGTCCTTTAATTTTTACATAGTCACCCACATTTATTTCCCCCTCTGCATGTTTGAAACTGGCTTTAGCAGACTCGTGAACTTTTTTCTCTTTTGGGTCTTCCAGTTTTTGATCAAAATCAGTAAGCTGTTTGCGGGCTTTTTTGGTCCGCTCTTTTTCCGCTTGCGACTCCTTTATTTCTCTGATGGCTTGCTCAACTCGTTTATTGGCCTCTTTAATAATAGATTTAGCTTCTTGTTTGGCTTCTATGATGATTTGTTTC
This is a stretch of genomic DNA from Marivirga harenae. It encodes these proteins:
- a CDS encoding AAA family ATPase translates to MQPKNYSSNKFQFEKCIDFLHKAGQSEFGNHFKVYPADYEIIFKILAYFFEDEKLCVQYKLSIRKGLLLTGPVGCGKTTLMMLFRHFLHTVHKYPVKSTREISYEFLDHGFSIINKYSKAHFQRYQDQMVPRTLCLDDLGLESTIKHFGNETNTIAEILLNRYSLFTTRGMITHATTNLNPAELENLYGNRVRSRMREMFNLIPFISEDKRH
- a CDS encoding helix-turn-helix domain-containing protein is translated as MAAEVITTDDLHEFKLELVDEFRKLLSEQKGVSTKKWLKSDEVRKLLGISPGTLQNLRVNGTLPFTKMGGVLYYDSQDIHSILEQNKIS
- a CDS encoding site-specific integrase, whose protein sequence is MSNSFSVRFILKKYKAKNGKAPIYIRLTHNGKHCDSSLKRKVPVEKWNTSQRVSGTSIEVRKLNRYLDQTYNKAFEIFENLQLKDEFISAEIIRNKLFNLEEEQQITLLSASKYHYDQNINNFSTGTLKHYKVTERYFERFLSAKKNLSDISIEKVDYKFLLDFEAFLRAWKPKDHQKPIGHNGIMKHMCRFRKVLNYAYKMDWIADTPFKKYHISYEKSTRTYLTEEELSAIEVKELDIARLQQIRDIFIFSCYTGLSYIDLFNLSKDHIVIGINGEKWIQYKRQKTSTPFAVPLLPKALELIEKYEDHPKAQENQLLPVVSNQKTNAYLKEIANICGIKKQLTFHIARHTFATTVTLTNGVPMETVSKMLGHTKLSTTQIYAKVVENKIGTDMAALKEKLSSSEQTRKAD